One genomic segment of Belonocnema kinseyi isolate 2016_QV_RU_SX_M_011 chromosome 2, B_treatae_v1, whole genome shotgun sequence includes these proteins:
- the LOC117168167 gene encoding uncharacterized protein LOC117168167 isoform X2 gives MLSIILCLICACQATQGTNNELLNSDSEYDKVEIFNFDDVEYLFFVYQVTFDEARVICLNYKAQLAVLNTKEKADFVARAMTNTLELGEFWIGAQSDNGDSWYWFHKKQKLNLDHTFYGDLKIWDSLGVSSNNENCLMVCRKRHSTPTFVPLQCSKKRPFICQREIDRFETRANEMDVIKVNDEEFTLYSARATWAEAVVQCRQKGLQIAEIKSKKVAQAVAMSMLRARPDAMENVWIGGYLKGKSWEWLASSDKITVNELWPNDTRLLTGCLLLDRHVCEDPVYDSTNCDRKRHILCQKPLIKLISKIPSPINVNGCPYWIGFYPLEWLDAKRACQAVNASLVILDSPKIIDDMMTIMVDYKEELRHIWTDGHRRKSNADLVKKINQEIWYWSSTDERVPTSDRENHKTPVVYGLNCRKKQTYVCQPWTGHCISHRVQEDLLKNYEFLNLYSSLVNIKPVKMPAIALSLNSSRGTQEDVSYVYEDMSNMQKLHSSESYYTSSVAFSIPHQVTYLLEKTTQSIKNETRKFYNPVVDKFPKDGEEKYDNEKEILKIKTDEVNQTNSQNLISDFLSPLFHFTLPSLPQFGIKVVSAEVTTPKSEVKKISGISKPKGTTSKNFTRSAKIDNHTQVTKSNFEDSKKTSSNLTQNKGDKNKKVISEVADKNVGLAKNLPKAKVKSLVAGKLYTTVYTTEKMDDLSSGGLYGDDIDYSETSSSGAENTEITTPSEDYVKLIKSLEASGKLISLLNEDKKSSKLGLSLLFAEMLRKRINDEVKSVLKSELQSELKNTSQQTPVEPTNLFGNPEFTNKPKELLTIVDTNRMDLKNMEMNKNHNVKRPYEHDSIPPYYASKSPLRVKLLDNGTGIPISPTVSEIRSNFDENNSEKLKEKLIITPKTDQNNNSFDFQFSNFNPHDKNSMLQLGRFLKDMFAGRNPNAQQIDFNLITRRDISATSKVIIDSENETSTQKNNLQDPVSQNENNREITTVTTTIVTATPQSANENKNLKNCQKELDYLKRTTSSETSSDNLRTDYLQEQCQYLPIPVPPAPSRIPRMSFENVNDYSYQSSYPNAESFVYNVFKHLVKGIRIDIREIQLKNYMIKFVREILLNPKEFNFNSDSGTSWHEPLKKILNSLNGTAIRFHGEKVQLRFGSFGYKKKSKPKLKVVTYIRTTASPEMHLYTTRGLQTRIGIYDGQDQIHQIQNPWSDSDPSGIIEDPLNNIHVSKYLFTPVQPTNNDLNNHSKHRIISIVSNVRRLKQKNKPGVGQPDRSESNTKRWSHLRIGKEKLKEMKQVQETESMPENRDFENKIFSYSGGWKTHRTLGSGEDIKQTTNFRTESKNFDEVKLQISNKLSKKSITDANAENPFPDFPVINFDIRRAEDSFKNGFETIRVGKASTHVDLSNVSSIVSVYVLMKHQNNAESEKYSLPILEFHVRMPAHSLPVGAKYSPDYRARKVEHDQIQESKIPSNPRKLDLKIIHRAQATRRRKTTEEFKITKRRTTQEPQKRLKSQKSRKLRVQTHNKQRNEDQIKDLDLKNMKNHTDLNSEKANDFLTTIFENVTNFKSVADLRRKRLLLYLALKYLRHVADERLENKPNEGEENSLKTFMKLNNEFRQVNRNSMPNSNLRVQDPFPEVQNLQQVPLYPGLDNRMLFNQVENDLNPNRGLLNQMPLLNYNTRRYNDMPFKIIKRSYNLRMRRNVESSKNSKSRTLFLDNKEYNKNQNNNP, from the exons ATGTTATCAATCATTTTGTGTTTAATTTGTGCGTGTCAAGCAACACAGGGAACTAACAACGAGTTACTAA ATTCAGATTCTGAATACGATaaagtagaaatttttaatttcgatgatgTGGAATACCTATTTTTTGTATATCAAGTCACTTTTGACGAAGCTCGTGTAATTTGTCTAAATTATAAAGCTCAACTTGCAGTTTTGAATACTAAAGAAAAGGCGGATTTTGTAGCTCGCGCGATGACAAACACCTTAG AACTAGGGGAATTCTGGATTGGTGCTCAGTCCGATAATGGAGATTCATGGTATTGGTTTCacaaaaagcaaaaattaaatcttgatcACACTTTTTATGGAGACCTCAAAATATGGGACTCGTTAGGTGTCagttcaaataatgaaaattgctTAATGGTTTGTCGAAAAAGACATAGTACTCCGACTTTTGTTCCTCTTCAGTGTTCTAAAAAAAGGCCTTTCATATGTCAACGTg aaattgatAGATTTGAAACGAGAGCCAACGAAATGGATGTGATAAAAGTGAATGATGAAGAGTTCACTCTTTACTCAGCAAGAGCTACTTGGGCAGAAGCTGTCGTTCAATGCAGACAAAAAGGACTACAAATTGctgaaataaaatctaaaaaagtagCCCAGGCTGTGGCCATGTCTATGCTGAGAGCTAGACCAG atGCGATGGAAAATGTTTGGATTGGTGGATATTTAAAAGGAAAGTCATGGGAATGGTTGGCATCAAGTGATAAGATAACTGTCAATGAATTATGGCCAAATGACACTAGACTTTTGACTGGTTGCTTATTATTGGACAGGCATGTCTGCGAAGATCCAGTTTATGATAGTACTAATTGTGATCGAAAACGTCATATTTTATGTCAGAAAC CTCTGATAAAATTAATTAGCAAAATACCTTCTCCAATAAATGTCAATGGTTGTCCATATTGGATCGGATTTTATCCTTTGGAGTGGCTCGACGCGAAACGAGCTTGTCAGGCCGTTAATGCTTCTTTGGTTATTTTAGATTCACCAAAAATCATAGATGATATGATGACTATAATGGTAGATTATAAAGAAG aattacgTCATATTTGGACGGATGGACATCGTAGAAAAAGTAATGCAGATCtcgtaaagaaaattaatcaggAAATTTGGTACTGGTCAAGCACAGACGAACGAGTTCCAACATCAG ataGAGAAAATCACAAGACACCTGTAGTTTATGGACTCAATTGtagaaaaaaacaaacatatGTTTGTCAGCCAT GGACAGGACATTGTATTTCGCACCGAGTACAAGAAGATTTACTCAAGAATTATGAGTTTCTGAATTTATATTCGAGTCTTGTAAACATCAAACCGGTAAAAATGCCTGCAATTGCGTTAAGTCTGAATTCTTCCAGGGGAACTCAAGAGGACGTGTCTTATGTTTATGAGGATATGAGTAACATGCAAAAATTGCATAGCTCTGAATCTTATTATACGAGTTCAGTGGCCTTTTCAATTCCACATCAAGTGACTTATTTACTTGAAAAGACTACTCAATCCATAAAAAACGAAACCAGAAAATTTTATAATCCAGTTGTTGACAAGTTTCCTAAGGATGGCGAAGAAAAATAcgataatgaaaaagaaattttaaaaattaaaacagacgAGGTAAATCAAACTAATTCACAAAATTTGATTTCTGACTTCTTGAGTCCATTATTTCATTTTACACTACCATCTTTGCCGCAGTTTGGTATTAAGGTAGTCAGTGCTGAAGTAACGACACCAAAAtcggaagttaaaaaaatttccggaatttctaAGCCTAAAGGTACTACATCTAAAAATTTTACGAGATCAGCAAAAATTGATAATCATACTCAAGTTACGAAAAGTAATTTCGAAGATTCTAAAAAGACTTCGAGTAATTTGACACAAAATAAAGGAGATAAAAATAAGAAGGTTATTTCTGAAGTAGCTGATAAAAATGTAGGTTTAGCGAAAAATTTACCGAAAGCGAAAGTTAAGAGTCTTGTAGCAGGAAAATTATATACAACAGTATATACAACAGAAAAAATGGATGATCTTTCATCTGGTGGTTTATATGGTGACGATATTGACTATTCTGAGACTTCATCATCAGGAGCTGAAAATACAGAAATAACGACGCCAAGTGAAGATTATGTCAAACTTATAAAATCGCTAGAAGCATCTGGCAAATTAATTTCACTCttaaatgaagataaaaaaaGTTCCAAGCTGGGTCTTTCTCTTCTCTTTGCTGAAATGCTTCGAAAGAGGATAAATGATGAAGTAAAATCAGTACTTAAATCAGAATTGCAATCAGAATTGAAAAACACTTCACAACAAACTCCAGTCGAACCAACGAATCTTTTCGGAAATCCTGAATTTACTAATAAACCAAAGGAGCTATTAACAATTGTGGATACTAATCGTATGGAtcttaaaaatatggaaatgaaTAAAAATCACAATGTTAAAAGACCCTATGAACATGACTCAATTCCACCTTATTATGCATCCAAATCTCCTTTGAGAGTTAAACTTCTCGACAACGGTACAGGAATTCCTATATCCCCCACTGTTTCAGAAATTCGATcgaatttcgatgaaaataattcagaaaaactaaaggaaaaattaataataactccTAAAACTGATCAGAATAATAATTCGTTTGATTTTCAGTTCTCAAATTTCAACCCTCATGATAAGAATTCAATGTTGCAACTTGGAAGGTTCCTGAAGGATATGTTCGCTGGAAGAAATCCTAACGCACaacaaatagattttaatttgataactCGAAGGGATATTTCAGCAACTAGTAAAGTAATAATTGACTCAGAAAATGAGACTTCgacgcaaaaaaataatttacaggaTCCAGTTTCTCAAAATGAGAATAATAGAGAAATTACTACGGTTACTACTACTATCGTCACCGCTACTCCTCAATCAgccaatgaaaacaaaaatttgaagaactgtcAAAAAGagctagattatttaaaaagaacaactTCTTCTGAGACTTCCTCTGATAATTTGCGAACAGATTATTTACAAGAACAATGCCAATATTTACCTATTCCAGTACCACCTGCTCCTTCCAGGATTCCCAGAATGtcctttgaaaatgtaaatgattATAGTTATCAAAGTAGTTATCCAAATGCTGAAAGCTTTGTGTATAATGTTTTCAAGCACCTAGTAAAAGGCATCAGAATTGACATAAGGGAAATACAACTAAAAAATTACATGATCAAATTTGTTAGAGAAATATTGCTAAAtcctaaagaatttaattttaattcagattcAGGAACATCTTGGCATGAacctttaaaaaagattttgaattctttgaatggaACGGCAATCCGATTTCATGGTGAAAAAGTGCAACTTCGATTCGGAAGTTTTGGGTATAAGAAGAAATCCAAACCTAAATTGAAAGTTGTAACGTATATAAGGACAACAGCATCTCCAGAAATGCATCTTTATACAACTCGTGGTCTTCAGACACGTATTGGAATATATGATGGCCAAGATCAAATCCATCAGATTCAAAATCCTTGGTCAGATTCAGATCCCTCAGGAATAATTGAAGATCCGCTAAACAATATTCatgtaagtaaatatttatttactccTGTTCAACCAACAAATAACGATTTAAATAATCATAGTAAACACAGAATTATCAGTATTGTATCAAATGTCagacgattgaaacaaaaaaataaaccggGAGTTGGCCAACCAGATCGTTCGGAATCGAACACTAAAAGATGGTCACATCTCAGAATTGGGaaggaaaaattgaaagaaatgaaGCAAGTTCAAGAAACGGAATCAATGCCAGAAAATCgagattttgaaaataagattttttcataCTCCGGGGGTTGGAAAACTCATAGAACCTTAGGTTCAGGGGAAGATATTAagcaaacaacaaattttcgtacagaatccaaaaattttgACGAGGTCAAATTACAAATTAGTAACAAATTGTCAAAGAAATCTATAACTGATGCAAACGCGGAAAATCCATTCCCGGACTTTCCAGTGATTAATTTTGATATAAGAAGAGCGGAAGATTCGTTTAAAAATGGATTCGAAACAATAAGAGTAGGAAAGGCTAGTACACATGTTGATTTGAGCAATGTATCATCAATTGTTTCTGTATACGTTTTGATGAAACATCAGAATAATGCAGAAAGTGAAAAATATTCGCttccaattttagaatttcatgtAAGGATGCCTGCACATTCTCTTCCTGTGGGTGCAAAATATAGTCCAGATTATAGAGCGAGAAAAGTGGAGCATGATCAAATTCAAGAATCTAAAATCCCAAGTAACCCGagaaaattagatttgaaaataattcacagAGCACAAGCAACTCGAAGAAGGAAGACAActgaagaattcaaaataactaAAAGAAGAACAACTCAAGAACCGCAGAAGagattaaaatctcaaaaatcacGAAAACTAAGAGTTCAGACTCAcaacaaacaaagaaatgaagATCAAATCAAAGATTTGgatctgaaaaatatgaaaaatcacactGATTTGAATTCTGAGAAAGCGAATGATTTTCTAAccactatttttgaaaatgtgacgAATTTTAAAAGTGTTGCTGATTTGAGAAGGAAAAGACTATTGTTGTATCTTGCACTGAAATATTTAAGACATGTCGCTGATGAAAGACTCGAAAATAAACCCAACGAAGGCGAAGAAAATTCACTTAAGACTTTTATGAAACTAAATAATGAGTTTCGACAAGTTAATAGAAATTCGATGCCGAATTCAAATCTTAGGGTCCAGGATCCTTTTCCAGAAGTTCAGAATTTGCAGCAAGTACCATTGTACCCAGGTTTGGATAATAGAATGCTTTTTAATCAAGtggaaaatgatttaaatccaAATCGTGGATTATTAAATCAAATGCCTTTATTAAACTACAATACAAGGAGATATAATGATAtgccttttaaaattataaaaagatcttACAATCTAAGAATGCGTAGAAATGTAGAATCGTCCAAGAATTCCAAGTCTAGAACATTATTTCTGGACAATAAAGAATACAATAAAAATCAGAATAATAATCCATGA
- the LOC117168167 gene encoding uncharacterized protein LOC117168167 isoform X3 — MLSIILCLICACQATQGTNNELLNSDSEYDKVEIFNFDDVEYLFFVYQVTFDEARVICLNYKAQLAVLNTKEKADFVARAMTNTLELGEFWIGAQSDNGDSWYWFHKKQKLNLDHTFYGDLKIWDSLGVSSNNENCLMVCRKRHSTPTFVPLQCSKKRPFICQREIDRFETRANEMDVIKVNDEEFTLYSARATWAEAVVQCRQKGLQIAEIKSKKVAQAVAMSMLRARPDAMENVWIGGYLKGKSWEWLASSDKITVNELWPNDTRLLTGCLLLDRHVCEDPVYDSTNCDRKRHILCQKPLIKLISKIPSPINVNGCPYWIGFYPLEWLDAKRACQAVNASLVILDSPKIIDDMMTIMVDYKEELRHIWTDGHRRKSNADLVKKINQEIWYWSSTDERVPTSGSFIPWCNSQDNTKNTNCLNLDRENHKTPVVYGLNCRKKQTYVCQPWTGHCISHRVQEDLLKNYEFLNLYSSLVNIKPVKMPAIALSLNSSRGTQEDVSYVYEDMSNMQKLHSSESYYTSSVAFSIPHQVTYLLEKTTQSIKNETRKFYNPVVDKFPKDGEEKYDNEKEILKIKTDEFGIKVVSAEVTTPKSEVKKISGISKPKGTTSKNFTRSAKIDNHTQVTKSNFEDSKKTSSNLTQNKGDKNKKVISEVADKNVGLAKNLPKAKVKSLVAGKLYTTVYTTEKMDDLSSGGLYGDDIDYSETSSSGAENTEITTPSEDYVKLIKSLEASGKLISLLNEDKKSSKLGLSLLFAEMLRKRINDEVKSVLKSELQSELKNTSQQTPVEPTNLFGNPEFTNKPKELLTIVDTNRMDLKNMEMNKNHNVKRPYEHDSIPPYYASKSPLRVKLLDNGTGIPISPTVSEIRSNFDENNSEKLKEKLIITPKTDQNNNSFDFQFSNFNPHDKNSMLQLGRFLKDMFAGRNPNAQQIDFNLITRRDISATSKVIIDSENETSTQKNNLQDPVSQNENNREITTVTTTIVTATPQSANENKNLKNCQKELDYLKRTTSSETSSDNLRTDYLQEQCQYLPIPVPPAPSRIPRMSFENVNDYSYQSSYPNAESFVYNVFKHLVKGIRIDIREIQLKNYMIKFVREILLNPKEFNFNSDSGTSWHEPLKKILNSLNGTAIRFHGEKVQLRFGSFGYKKKSKPKLKVVTYIRTTASPEMHLYTTRGLQTRIGIYDGQDQIHQIQNPWSDSDPSGIIEDPLNNIHVSKYLFTPVQPTNNDLNNHSKHRIISIVSNVRRLKQKNKPGVGQPDRSESNTKRWSHLRIGKEKLKEMKQVQETESMPENRDFENKIFSYSGGWKTHRTLGSGEDIKQTTNFRTESKNFDEVKLQISNKLSKKSITDANAENPFPDFPVINFDIRRAEDSFKNGFETIRVGKASTHVDLSNVSSIVSVYVLMKHQNNAESEKYSLPILEFHVRMPAHSLPVGAKYSPDYRARKVEHDQIQESKIPSNPRKLDLKIIHRAQATRRRKTTEEFKITKRRTTQEPQKRLKSQKSRKLRVQTHNKQRNEDQIKDLDLKNMKNHTDLNSEKANDFLTTIFENVTNFKSVADLRRKRLLLYLALKYLRHVADERLENKPNEGEENSLKTFMKLNNEFRQVNRNSMPNSNLRVQDPFPEVQNLQQVPLYPGLDNRMLFNQVENDLNPNRGLLNQMPLLNYNTRRYNDMPFKIIKRSYNLRMRRNVESSKNSKSRTLFLDNKEYNKNQNNNP; from the exons ATGTTATCAATCATTTTGTGTTTAATTTGTGCGTGTCAAGCAACACAGGGAACTAACAACGAGTTACTAA ATTCAGATTCTGAATACGATaaagtagaaatttttaatttcgatgatgTGGAATACCTATTTTTTGTATATCAAGTCACTTTTGACGAAGCTCGTGTAATTTGTCTAAATTATAAAGCTCAACTTGCAGTTTTGAATACTAAAGAAAAGGCGGATTTTGTAGCTCGCGCGATGACAAACACCTTAG AACTAGGGGAATTCTGGATTGGTGCTCAGTCCGATAATGGAGATTCATGGTATTGGTTTCacaaaaagcaaaaattaaatcttgatcACACTTTTTATGGAGACCTCAAAATATGGGACTCGTTAGGTGTCagttcaaataatgaaaattgctTAATGGTTTGTCGAAAAAGACATAGTACTCCGACTTTTGTTCCTCTTCAGTGTTCTAAAAAAAGGCCTTTCATATGTCAACGTg aaattgatAGATTTGAAACGAGAGCCAACGAAATGGATGTGATAAAAGTGAATGATGAAGAGTTCACTCTTTACTCAGCAAGAGCTACTTGGGCAGAAGCTGTCGTTCAATGCAGACAAAAAGGACTACAAATTGctgaaataaaatctaaaaaagtagCCCAGGCTGTGGCCATGTCTATGCTGAGAGCTAGACCAG atGCGATGGAAAATGTTTGGATTGGTGGATATTTAAAAGGAAAGTCATGGGAATGGTTGGCATCAAGTGATAAGATAACTGTCAATGAATTATGGCCAAATGACACTAGACTTTTGACTGGTTGCTTATTATTGGACAGGCATGTCTGCGAAGATCCAGTTTATGATAGTACTAATTGTGATCGAAAACGTCATATTTTATGTCAGAAAC CTCTGATAAAATTAATTAGCAAAATACCTTCTCCAATAAATGTCAATGGTTGTCCATATTGGATCGGATTTTATCCTTTGGAGTGGCTCGACGCGAAACGAGCTTGTCAGGCCGTTAATGCTTCTTTGGTTATTTTAGATTCACCAAAAATCATAGATGATATGATGACTATAATGGTAGATTATAAAGAAG aattacgTCATATTTGGACGGATGGACATCGTAGAAAAAGTAATGCAGATCtcgtaaagaaaattaatcaggAAATTTGGTACTGGTCAAGCACAGACGAACGAGTTCCAACATCAGGTAGTTTCATTCCATGGTGTAATAGTCAggataatacaaaaaatacaaattgtttaaatttagataGAGAAAATCACAAGACACCTGTAGTTTATGGACTCAATTGtagaaaaaaacaaacatatGTTTGTCAGCCAT GGACAGGACATTGTATTTCGCACCGAGTACAAGAAGATTTACTCAAGAATTATGAGTTTCTGAATTTATATTCGAGTCTTGTAAACATCAAACCGGTAAAAATGCCTGCAATTGCGTTAAGTCTGAATTCTTCCAGGGGAACTCAAGAGGACGTGTCTTATGTTTATGAGGATATGAGTAACATGCAAAAATTGCATAGCTCTGAATCTTATTATACGAGTTCAGTGGCCTTTTCAATTCCACATCAAGTGACTTATTTACTTGAAAAGACTACTCAATCCATAAAAAACGAAACCAGAAAATTTTATAATCCAGTTGTTGACAAGTTTCCTAAGGATGGCGAAGAAAAATAcgataatgaaaaagaaattttaaaaattaaaacagacgAG TTTGGTATTAAGGTAGTCAGTGCTGAAGTAACGACACCAAAAtcggaagttaaaaaaatttccggaatttctaAGCCTAAAGGTACTACATCTAAAAATTTTACGAGATCAGCAAAAATTGATAATCATACTCAAGTTACGAAAAGTAATTTCGAAGATTCTAAAAAGACTTCGAGTAATTTGACACAAAATAAAGGAGATAAAAATAAGAAGGTTATTTCTGAAGTAGCTGATAAAAATGTAGGTTTAGCGAAAAATTTACCGAAAGCGAAAGTTAAGAGTCTTGTAGCAGGAAAATTATATACAACAGTATATACAACAGAAAAAATGGATGATCTTTCATCTGGTGGTTTATATGGTGACGATATTGACTATTCTGAGACTTCATCATCAGGAGCTGAAAATACAGAAATAACGACGCCAAGTGAAGATTATGTCAAACTTATAAAATCGCTAGAAGCATCTGGCAAATTAATTTCACTCttaaatgaagataaaaaaaGTTCCAAGCTGGGTCTTTCTCTTCTCTTTGCTGAAATGCTTCGAAAGAGGATAAATGATGAAGTAAAATCAGTACTTAAATCAGAATTGCAATCAGAATTGAAAAACACTTCACAACAAACTCCAGTCGAACCAACGAATCTTTTCGGAAATCCTGAATTTACTAATAAACCAAAGGAGCTATTAACAATTGTGGATACTAATCGTATGGAtcttaaaaatatggaaatgaaTAAAAATCACAATGTTAAAAGACCCTATGAACATGACTCAATTCCACCTTATTATGCATCCAAATCTCCTTTGAGAGTTAAACTTCTCGACAACGGTACAGGAATTCCTATATCCCCCACTGTTTCAGAAATTCGATcgaatttcgatgaaaataattcagaaaaactaaaggaaaaattaataataactccTAAAACTGATCAGAATAATAATTCGTTTGATTTTCAGTTCTCAAATTTCAACCCTCATGATAAGAATTCAATGTTGCAACTTGGAAGGTTCCTGAAGGATATGTTCGCTGGAAGAAATCCTAACGCACaacaaatagattttaatttgataactCGAAGGGATATTTCAGCAACTAGTAAAGTAATAATTGACTCAGAAAATGAGACTTCgacgcaaaaaaataatttacaggaTCCAGTTTCTCAAAATGAGAATAATAGAGAAATTACTACGGTTACTACTACTATCGTCACCGCTACTCCTCAATCAgccaatgaaaacaaaaatttgaagaactgtcAAAAAGagctagattatttaaaaagaacaactTCTTCTGAGACTTCCTCTGATAATTTGCGAACAGATTATTTACAAGAACAATGCCAATATTTACCTATTCCAGTACCACCTGCTCCTTCCAGGATTCCCAGAATGtcctttgaaaatgtaaatgattATAGTTATCAAAGTAGTTATCCAAATGCTGAAAGCTTTGTGTATAATGTTTTCAAGCACCTAGTAAAAGGCATCAGAATTGACATAAGGGAAATACAACTAAAAAATTACATGATCAAATTTGTTAGAGAAATATTGCTAAAtcctaaagaatttaattttaattcagattcAGGAACATCTTGGCATGAacctttaaaaaagattttgaattctttgaatggaACGGCAATCCGATTTCATGGTGAAAAAGTGCAACTTCGATTCGGAAGTTTTGGGTATAAGAAGAAATCCAAACCTAAATTGAAAGTTGTAACGTATATAAGGACAACAGCATCTCCAGAAATGCATCTTTATACAACTCGTGGTCTTCAGACACGTATTGGAATATATGATGGCCAAGATCAAATCCATCAGATTCAAAATCCTTGGTCAGATTCAGATCCCTCAGGAATAATTGAAGATCCGCTAAACAATATTCatgtaagtaaatatttatttactccTGTTCAACCAACAAATAACGATTTAAATAATCATAGTAAACACAGAATTATCAGTATTGTATCAAATGTCagacgattgaaacaaaaaaataaaccggGAGTTGGCCAACCAGATCGTTCGGAATCGAACACTAAAAGATGGTCACATCTCAGAATTGGGaaggaaaaattgaaagaaatgaaGCAAGTTCAAGAAACGGAATCAATGCCAGAAAATCgagattttgaaaataagattttttcataCTCCGGGGGTTGGAAAACTCATAGAACCTTAGGTTCAGGGGAAGATATTAagcaaacaacaaattttcgtacagaatccaaaaattttgACGAGGTCAAATTACAAATTAGTAACAAATTGTCAAAGAAATCTATAACTGATGCAAACGCGGAAAATCCATTCCCGGACTTTCCAGTGATTAATTTTGATATAAGAAGAGCGGAAGATTCGTTTAAAAATGGATTCGAAACAATAAGAGTAGGAAAGGCTAGTACACATGTTGATTTGAGCAATGTATCATCAATTGTTTCTGTATACGTTTTGATGAAACATCAGAATAATGCAGAAAGTGAAAAATATTCGCttccaattttagaatttcatgtAAGGATGCCTGCACATTCTCTTCCTGTGGGTGCAAAATATAGTCCAGATTATAGAGCGAGAAAAGTGGAGCATGATCAAATTCAAGAATCTAAAATCCCAAGTAACCCGagaaaattagatttgaaaataattcacagAGCACAAGCAACTCGAAGAAGGAAGACAActgaagaattcaaaataactaAAAGAAGAACAACTCAAGAACCGCAGAAGagattaaaatctcaaaaatcacGAAAACTAAGAGTTCAGACTCAcaacaaacaaagaaatgaagATCAAATCAAAGATTTGgatctgaaaaatatgaaaaatcacactGATTTGAATTCTGAGAAAGCGAATGATTTTCTAAccactatttttgaaaatgtgacgAATTTTAAAAGTGTTGCTGATTTGAGAAGGAAAAGACTATTGTTGTATCTTGCACTGAAATATTTAAGACATGTCGCTGATGAAAGACTCGAAAATAAACCCAACGAAGGCGAAGAAAATTCACTTAAGACTTTTATGAAACTAAATAATGAGTTTCGACAAGTTAATAGAAATTCGATGCCGAATTCAAATCTTAGGGTCCAGGATCCTTTTCCAGAAGTTCAGAATTTGCAGCAAGTACCATTGTACCCAGGTTTGGATAATAGAATGCTTTTTAATCAAGtggaaaatgatttaaatccaAATCGTGGATTATTAAATCAAATGCCTTTATTAAACTACAATACAAGGAGATATAATGATAtgccttttaaaattataaaaagatcttACAATCTAAGAATGCGTAGAAATGTAGAATCGTCCAAGAATTCCAAGTCTAGAACATTATTTCTGGACAATAAAGAATACAATAAAAATCAGAATAATAATCCATGA